The Aspergillus fumigatus Af293 chromosome 5, whole genome shotgun sequence nucleotide sequence TTCCAAGTAAGGAGCTGGCGAGAGCAATGATCCAAGTGATTAATGAAACAACAAGAGATATGATCAAGGGAAAAGCCTAATTCTAATCAATCGAGATGATAATATCTTCAGTGAAACCAGTCTATCGAAAGATGAACGCCATATGTCcagaaaacaaaagaaaCTGAAGACCGAAACGATTTGGATATCTCAGAGTTTCATGCAGATGAGGCCGGAGACAAATGAAACAGCACGATACTAGATACGTGGAGAGCCAGAAAGTGAATCAACGAATACCCGCCCAAGAGTGAAAGTAATGCCCTCGTTAAGGAATCAAATGGTAATAGAGGTCAAAACAAGATCCTGTAGAGAAAATGAAAACGACAAGAAGCCCAATGCGCCCGCTGTGCTCGTTGTAGTGGAGCAATGATATTGCATAACATAAAGAGAATCggggaagagaagacttTCAAGAAACGAGGTCTACAGAATCCGGTATCTATGCAAAGAGTTAGCAGACGATGGAACGAAAAGCACACAATCGACGAAAAGACATACAATTTGAGTAGATCTTCCAGACTGTCTGCACTGCAGCTTCGGCCCTTGGGAATCTGCTTCAAAATCTCAACGATAGTAGCAAAGACGTCACCTGCTCTATAAGCCAGCAGAGCCGGGGCGTCAATGTGGTCCATTTCGGCGATCTCATGGTCCAGCTTGATGAAGCGGACGGTTGGTTGTCTGCGAGCAATGGTATCCAGGCAGTCTTCCACGAGGGAGCTGACGTTGGACTGCGGTTATTGTTAGTAGTGTGTTCCACGAGCCTCCATTGCAAGGGGCATAAACCAATATATACTCACCTCAGGGTCATACACACACACCACCACGACCGTATTCGGGGAGACCTTTTCAATAGCATCCAGGTAACCCCCCGCATCCACCGTCTCGACGGACCCGTACATCTTCCTTCGGGGACTGGCACGTCGTAGGTTCCGGTTCTGCAGCTCCTGCATGCGCGACTCGCGCCACTTGCGCATGAACTGctcctcgtcttcgctgGCAGAGCCATCCGGCGGCGAgttctgaagaagattggcaTCATCTGTGATCGACTTGGAGTTGGAGCGATGATGCTTATAGTCCATTCCCGCGGCACCAAGTAGGGTTTTGCGGAAGGAGCGCTTGCGCGCACGTTCGAAGGCCTGGGCATCAGCAATGACGCCCTTGGGCCCGGTGTTGGCGTCGAACTTGGTCCTGGGAACCTGATATGTGGTTGTCCGTGAACCCATGGCGGTATCGTCAAAGTCTTCCGAGTCTGAAAAGTGTGCGTGGTCGTCGTGGTTGGTGTTGTTGTCAGAGGCAGGCTCAGAGTCGCGATCAGAGTTATCTCGATCCTCAGGATGGGTGGAGAACTTCTCCTGATTGTTGGCAACAAGGCTGTTGAACTCGTCTTGAGCAGACATGACGAAAGGAGGGAAGCAGGAGGTGGGGTCAGCGCCCAATTTTAAAGGGTAGGCGTTGATATTCGTGTCCCGAATTCAGCTCGCAGAGGGAAAGTCGATCACGATTACACTTTTTCGCTCTCTTTTTACCACcgcttcctttttcccttttctgaTTTTTGCCTTCTGGCTAGGGTACTCGAGTTCCGTTCTAGAACTCTAATtcgagaagggaataaagaggaaaaagcaaTTGATGAGAACACTAAGCAGTGCGTGATAGCCCTATGGCCCAGGAATGGCAGAAGGCGAAGACGAGACGGACGACTGCGGTTGGTTTCAGAATCTCTCAAatgtttcttttctccccCTGAACCGCAGTCGGAGTTATGGCCGCTATTGGAGATGCTCCAGTGACAAGAGCGAGAGGAACGGAGTACTCCAGACCACCCACGCTGATCAATTCCGCAATTGAGCGTAGAATCGAGATCGACTACTTTATTCAAGCGTGGACTGGTAGCAAAGGGCCAAGGATCCAAGAGAATTCGAATTTGCTGGGTCTAGATGGAGGACTCCGTAGATAGGAGAAATCTAGGCTCGATGCAAGAGTTAGTGGTAGATGAAACAGTCGGGATTAGCGGGGAGAATTTACGTGCCTTAGGTTTCTCTGCACCAGGTCCTAAGTAAAACAGGAAGAGAAGCCAATCACAGTTTTTGTTCCACAGGCCCCTGTGTTTCAAGTATGAAGATCCATCTCAGCCACTTTTGGCAGGTCACATCCTTTTTGACCCTTTGACGTCTGGATTCTTGGTGTATCAATTATCAGTCGATTAGTCTAGTCAATGAATGGTTAATGCTAATGCCACACACCACTAGAAGCAATGAAGAACATTCCCTATGCTCATAGCTCCAAATGTCCCACTCCCCTCCTATATCACCTGATATCGAAAAATGGAGTAAAGTGAAGTTCAAAAGCTTATGAAGGTTAATCATTACGGGAGGTGCAAAGGATCAGTCCGCCACTACTGTTCGCTGTTTCATTGGCGCTACACATTTGTTAAGACCGTCGTCAGAGGCATCACAGCCACGTGGAGATGTTCCAAATGCAGATCCATGGCCATGCCTCCGAACAGCCCGATGGAAATATCAAATCGCAACTCATATCTAGATCCCTCAGTTATGGCGCGGTTGCTGCGCTTGTCACCATCCAAGTACTTCGTACTGGCCTCGATTTGCTGCTGGCTGCCAAGGACATGTTTATGCCTCTTTAAGTCTATATCAACGCAGGATAGGATCTCGTGATGCCTAAGGAACTTACAAGCAGCCTAGCACTCCAGCATGGTTCGCTATACGCCCGGTCCCCTCACTGGAGCACTCCTTGCAGGATGGGAAAGAGACAACCAATGCGTGGAATCATTTTCCGTCTTGACATCTACGCCTTGTAGCTTCTTGCTAGCTGATGTCATGAACCGGTAGATGCACGCAGCCCGTCGGCTGATTGGGTTTCATCGTAGGGACGCCTCACAGTCTCATGCCTTGGAGTGGAAGGATGATACCTAAGCTCCTGCGTCTTAATGGCACCATGGTTTCCGGCGAAACTTGAGCCCAAGGCCAAACTCACTCATCTTGATCCGTACATGGCATGTAGGCACTTCTGGTATGCCTTGTATCAAGAAATTGTCAGACTCATGTGAAACAAGCCCAGGCTGAAGCAGACCTACGAGAGCTTTCAGATACAGCAGTATGTCAATTGCGGCCCTCACCGCCCATATCGTATTCAGCTGAGCCCCCGCTGACAAGAGGCCGATGGTTGCGTGATGTCGGCAGCGGTAGCGCAAGAAACGAGAAAATTGTGGAGTCAATAATAAATGTTTGTAATGTCAGATTAATTAGTTAACTAAGAGAACATTCGCCACAAGTCAGACAAAGGAAACGTCATGGCCCCGTTCGAAAACATTCCCTCCCGTCCTATCAGCCGCAAGATGAATACATGCAGGAAGAAAGTCAATGCGCAAGAGGGGCTGATCAAAAATGAATAGGTAAATGAGATAGAAATCAGAAAAAAATGAAGAGTCCCGTAAGACCCCAAAAAAAGCAACCACGTAAAGACGGGAATAGGATATGCCAGACGAAAGAGCAAAGGTTATAGGATAGGGCTTGCAAGCGAAAACCCCtttaaaagggaaaagggggTAATGAGAAGAACGAAGAAGTGCTCAAGGACGCGGACGTGTCTGCCGGTCTCACCCATTGTTCACTGCACGAGGAGTGCTTGAATGGATCGTGAGTTTAGGCTATGGGAACACTCCTCAGCCAGCCATCCTAGGGGGGCTCATAGATCAATGTCATCGTCAAAATAGTAAAGAAAATCAAAGACAATATATGTGCGCTCTCACAACGTCAGCCATCGAACGTTGTCACCTAGATTTCCGGATTCATTAATTTGGCCCGACGGCCAACTTCTGAAGTTTTCAAATCTCGATCAGGTACCCAATCACCTTGATCTAGGTCCAAGTGATTCGATCATCGTCCGGCTCCCCGCAAACGTCTTTTGTAGTTCCGGATGGAAGATTAAAAGCGGACATTGCTCttggaaaaaaagaaaatatgaAAATGTATCGTACAACGGCGGACATCCAACCTATTGTTGCAGGAAATGAATAGAAAAGAAGCCGAATGATGGAATCGCAAATGACTGAGACGGGGTATCTTTGGTCGATGATTCTGTTCTTTTACCAGGCCCAAACCTTGAGCTTTACCACGAATAGAAATATTAGTGATTGTGAAATGAAGACAAGAAAAACAATAAACCGAAATAACAATGGGGAATATTTAATCGCTTTCAAGGCACTTACAAGAGAATCCCAGGATCCAGTGCACAAACTGATGCCGTCATTGCTGACTCCAAGGCAGCTGACACGGTTTTCGTGGCCACTCAAAGAGCCGACCTTGTCACCTCGAAGAACATCCCAGACCTGCAAACGTCAGCTTACGCCCCTGTGCAATGAATATTGTACCGTGCACATACCTTGCACTCGAAGTCATCATAGCCGGCGAAGAGCAATCGTCCAGAGACCGAGAAAGCAACAGACGTGATGCCACAGAGAATTTGATCGCTCTACAGCAAAGCGAGACTCATTAACTATGAACGCTGCAGAAATCTTGAACAAGAACACAAGTTTACCTGATAGATGTTCAACTCCCGATCCGCACGGATGTCGAAGAGACGGCAGGAGGTGTCATCAGAACCTGTTCCAAAAGCGTTCCCGTCGGGGAAGAATTGAATGGCGTTGATATCTGATTCGTGTCCGGCAAAAGTCTGAACGGCCTTTCCGGTACGGATAT carries:
- a CDS encoding phosducin family protein — encoded protein: MSAQDEFNSLVANNQEKFSTHPEDRDNSDRDSEPASDNNTNHDDHAHFSDSEDFDDTAMGSRTTTYQVPRTKFDANTGPKGVIADAQAFERARKRSFRKTLLGAAGMDYKHHRSNSKSITDDANLLQNSPPDGSASEDEEQFMRKWRESRMQELQNRNLRRASPRRKMYGSVETVDAGGYLDAIEKVSPNTVVVVCVYDPESNVSSLVEDCLDTIARRQPTVRFIKLDHEIAEMDHIDAPALLAYRAGDVFATIVEILKQIPKGRSCSADSLEDLLKLYRIL